One region of Terriglobales bacterium genomic DNA includes:
- a CDS encoding GAF domain-containing protein, with product MPERALDVVRPLAEKLPAASLSADDLMRKICHLLHERLLKYNWVGFYMLEGGAGGDTLVLGPFAGSMTPHTRIQLNQGICGAAASSGRTIVVDDVNSDPRYLACSIETKSEIVVPVFVGGKVVGELDIDSHFPAAFKDDDREFVEYCAGLVGKALEAESKAPQKTATTR from the coding sequence ATGCCTGAGCGAGCCCTCGACGTTGTTCGTCCCCTGGCGGAGAAGCTGCCCGCGGCTTCCCTTTCTGCCGACGACTTGATGCGCAAGATCTGCCATCTGCTCCACGAGCGCCTGCTCAAATACAACTGGGTCGGCTTCTACATGCTGGAAGGCGGCGCCGGCGGTGACACGCTGGTTCTCGGCCCGTTCGCCGGCAGCATGACGCCGCACACGCGCATCCAGCTGAACCAGGGCATCTGCGGCGCCGCCGCGTCGAGCGGCAGGACCATCGTCGTCGACGACGTAAACAGCGACCCGCGCTACCTGGCCTGCTCCATCGAAACCAAGTCGGAAATCGTCGTTCCGGTTTTCGTCGGCGGAAAAGTCGTGGGCGAGCTCGACATCGACAGCCATTTCCCCGCCGCATTCAAAGACGACGACCGCGAATTCGTCGAATACTGCGCGGGGTTGGTCGGCAAAGCGCTGGAAGCGGAATCTAAGGCGCCGCAGAAGACGGCGACGACTCGCTAG
- the treZ gene encoding malto-oligosyltrehalose trehalohydrolase encodes MRIQARTATFGAITSGSRTEVRVWAPAARELVVRLLDKPGAGDGYREFPLKRQAGDVFTALLEAGPGGRYFYRVNGGKPVPDPVSRLLPEGVHGPTEIVDPNAFRWTDDAWRGLRPEDYVLYELHVGTFSREGTFDGILQRLEYLRDVGVTVIELMPVAAFPGTRNWGYDGVAWYAVQASYGGPEGLKTLVNAAHAAGLAVVLDVVYNHLGNEGNYLPMFGPYLTGRYPTPWGNAINYDGPGSQGVRRYVIENALYWIAEYHLDGLRLDAVQTMHDASQPHILAEIGENVQELARELGRTVCVIAETDENDGRIVRPARRGGYGLDALWSDDFHHAVHAYFTGERRGYYQDFGRPEQIARALEQGFVYQGEYFQFWERPRGTPARDMRLPQHVICIQNHDQVGNRALGERLHHLVPRGVRRLMAALLLLAPETPLLFMGQEYDEAAPFLFFTDFSDPELQRAVGDGRRREFREFNWDEVPDPQDPQTFELSKLNWDLALHGHNAMLKWHRDVLDLRRRVVLPAERTCRARIVNEMLFLDVAAVRPVLRVTASLAPGADAPGEPGWEEALASEEDGYAVRIFLAAASESSPSSAAP; translated from the coding sequence TTGAGGATCCAAGCCCGTACCGCCACCTTTGGCGCGATCACGTCCGGCAGCCGAACCGAGGTCCGCGTGTGGGCGCCGGCGGCGCGCGAGCTTGTGGTGCGCCTGTTGGACAAGCCCGGCGCCGGCGACGGCTACCGCGAGTTTCCTCTGAAACGCCAGGCGGGCGACGTGTTTACCGCGCTGCTGGAGGCCGGCCCCGGCGGCCGCTATTTTTACCGCGTGAACGGCGGCAAACCGGTGCCCGATCCCGTCTCGCGCCTGCTGCCGGAAGGAGTCCACGGGCCCACCGAGATTGTTGATCCCAACGCGTTTCGCTGGACTGACGATGCCTGGCGAGGGTTGCGACCGGAGGACTACGTCCTTTACGAGCTGCACGTGGGCACGTTCTCGCGCGAAGGCACTTTCGACGGCATCCTCCAGCGGCTCGAATATCTGCGTGACGTCGGCGTTACGGTTATCGAATTGATGCCGGTCGCGGCGTTCCCCGGAACGCGCAATTGGGGATACGACGGTGTGGCCTGGTACGCGGTGCAGGCGAGCTACGGCGGGCCCGAGGGCTTGAAGACGCTGGTGAATGCAGCGCACGCTGCCGGCCTGGCCGTTGTGCTCGACGTGGTTTACAACCACCTCGGCAACGAGGGCAACTACCTGCCGATGTTCGGTCCGTATCTGACCGGCCGCTATCCTACGCCTTGGGGGAACGCCATCAACTACGACGGGCCCGGATCGCAAGGCGTGCGGCGCTACGTGATCGAGAACGCGCTCTACTGGATCGCGGAGTATCACCTCGACGGCCTGCGGCTCGACGCCGTGCAGACGATGCACGACGCGTCGCAACCGCACATTCTCGCGGAAATCGGTGAAAACGTGCAGGAACTGGCGCGCGAACTGGGGCGGACGGTGTGCGTGATCGCCGAAACCGACGAAAACGATGGGCGCATCGTGCGTCCGGCGAGGCGCGGCGGCTACGGACTGGATGCGCTCTGGAGCGACGACTTTCACCACGCGGTACACGCTTACTTCACCGGAGAACGGCGGGGCTACTACCAGGACTTCGGGCGTCCGGAGCAGATCGCCCGCGCTCTCGAGCAGGGGTTCGTCTATCAAGGAGAGTACTTCCAGTTCTGGGAGCGGCCGCGCGGGACACCGGCGCGCGACATGCGCCTGCCGCAGCACGTGATCTGCATACAGAACCATGACCAGGTGGGCAATCGAGCGCTGGGCGAGCGGCTGCACCACCTTGTCCCGCGCGGGGTGCGCAGACTGATGGCCGCGCTCCTGCTGCTCGCGCCGGAAACGCCGCTGCTCTTCATGGGACAGGAGTACGACGAGGCTGCGCCGTTCCTTTTCTTCACCGACTTCAGCGATCCCGAGCTGCAGCGCGCGGTGGGCGACGGCCGGCGCCGGGAATTCCGCGAATTCAACTGGGACGAGGTGCCCGATCCGCAGGACCCGCAGACCTTCGAGCTCTCGAAGCTCAACTGGGACCTGGCGCTGCACGGTCACAACGCCATGTTGAAGTGGCATCGCGACGTGCTCGACCTGCGTCGGCGCGTGGTGCTGCCTGCCGAGCGAACGTGCCGCGCACGCATCGTGAACGAAATGCTCTTCCTCGACGTGGCGGCGGTGAGGCCTGTGCTGCGGGTAACGGCATCACTTGCGCCAGGCGCAGATGCTCCCGGCGAGCCCGGTTGGGAAGAAGCGCTGGCTTCGGAGGAGGATGGGTACGCGGTGCGAATCTTTCTCGCTGCGGCTAGCGAGTCGTCGCCGTCTTCTGCGGCGCCTTAG
- a CDS encoding Maf family protein: MLILASSSPRRAELLRNARIEFRVCPPEVVEELHPGELPIHFARRMAEAKAHWVFAREQGATVLGADTIVTVGDCVLGKPRDQDDAMQMLRQLSGRTHQVTTGICLIGGDTELLEDETTEVVMSEISEDEIRAYVATGEPMDKAGAYAIQGMASRWVSRIDGDYCNVVGLPVARVWGLMRELALR; this comes from the coding sequence ATGCTCATTCTTGCTTCTTCCTCTCCGCGCCGAGCCGAACTGCTTCGCAACGCGCGCATCGAGTTCCGCGTGTGCCCTCCCGAAGTCGTGGAAGAGCTTCACCCCGGCGAGTTGCCCATCCACTTCGCGCGCCGCATGGCGGAAGCGAAGGCGCACTGGGTGTTCGCGCGCGAGCAAGGCGCTACCGTTCTCGGCGCCGATACCATCGTGACCGTGGGCGATTGCGTCCTTGGCAAGCCGCGCGACCAGGACGACGCCATGCAGATGTTGCGCCAGCTCTCTGGCCGGACGCACCAGGTCACAACCGGGATATGCCTCATCGGCGGCGATACCGAGCTGCTGGAGGACGAGACCACCGAAGTTGTGATGAGCGAAATCTCCGAGGACGAGATTCGCGCTTACGTCGCCACCGGCGAGCCCATGGACAAGGCCGGCGCCTACGCCATCCAGGGCATGGCTTCGCGATGGGTGAGCCGCATCGACGGAGACTACTGCAACGTGGTGGGACTGCCAGTGGCGCGGGTCTGGGGATTGATGCGGGAGTTGGCGCTGCGTTAG
- the tatA gene encoding twin-arginine translocase TatA/TatE family subunit, with amino-acid sequence MLGKLGVPELLVIFAIALLIFGPGKVADLGKGLGEGIKNFKSAMKDGEAEPEKK; translated from the coding sequence ATGCTTGGCAAACTAGGGGTCCCGGAACTACTGGTCATCTTCGCGATTGCGCTGCTGATTTTTGGGCCAGGAAAGGTTGCTGACCTGGGCAAGGGCCTCGGCGAAGGCATCAAGAACTTCAAGAGCGCCATGAAGGACGGCGAAGCCGAGCCGGAAAAGAAGTAG
- a CDS encoding M20 family metallopeptidase produces MPELREYFDRRQPEMIATIQQLVEMESPSSDKAAVDRLGRVLAEKFKAIGGEVKFHSASQYGDHLQVDFGGRAKAKPIMLLGHHDTVWDTGTLVRMPWRNDSGRLWGPGVLDMKTGIVMMMYAISGLQELGGALPRPVSVLLNTDEEVGSESSRPITEALAKKSAAVLVLEPAQGAAVKTARKGVGDYTIKVTGRASHSGVDFEKGQSAILELARQVLAVARFTDVKRGMTVNPGVIRGGTRTNVVAAEASVDVDVRIARLADGPVLERKFRSLKPRNKHCKLEVTGGLNRPPMERSKGVIALYRQARELAGEIGWKLDEAATGGGSDGNFTAALGLPTLDGLGGVGEGAHALNESVLIDEIPRRTALLAALIEAIAP; encoded by the coding sequence ATGCCCGAATTACGCGAGTACTTCGATCGCCGCCAGCCGGAGATGATCGCCACTATCCAGCAGCTGGTGGAGATGGAATCTCCCAGCAGCGACAAGGCCGCCGTCGACCGGCTGGGCCGCGTGCTGGCGGAGAAGTTCAAGGCGATTGGCGGCGAAGTGAAGTTTCACTCCGCCTCGCAGTACGGAGATCATCTTCAGGTGGACTTCGGCGGTCGCGCGAAGGCGAAGCCTATCATGCTGCTCGGTCACCACGACACGGTGTGGGACACCGGCACACTGGTGAGAATGCCGTGGCGGAACGACTCCGGCCGGCTGTGGGGACCGGGCGTGCTCGACATGAAGACCGGTATCGTGATGATGATGTACGCCATCTCAGGGCTGCAGGAGCTGGGTGGCGCGCTGCCGCGGCCGGTCTCCGTGTTGCTGAATACGGACGAAGAAGTGGGGAGCGAATCGTCGCGGCCGATCACCGAGGCGCTGGCCAAGAAGTCGGCTGCCGTGCTGGTGCTGGAGCCGGCGCAGGGCGCGGCCGTCAAGACCGCGCGCAAGGGCGTGGGCGACTACACGATAAAAGTTACGGGCCGCGCGTCGCATTCGGGTGTGGACTTCGAAAAAGGGCAGAGCGCGATCCTCGAGCTGGCGCGCCAGGTGCTCGCGGTTGCGCGCTTCACCGATGTGAAGCGCGGCATGACGGTGAACCCGGGAGTGATTCGCGGCGGCACGCGCACCAACGTGGTCGCGGCGGAGGCGAGCGTGGACGTTGACGTCCGCATTGCCCGACTCGCCGACGGTCCGGTGCTCGAGCGCAAGTTCCGCTCGCTCAAGCCCAGGAACAAGCATTGCAAGCTCGAGGTCACGGGCGGCCTGAATCGTCCGCCGATGGAGCGCAGCAAGGGAGTGATTGCGCTTTACCGCCAGGCACGGGAACTCGCCGGTGAGATCGGGTGGAAGCTCGACGAGGCCGCCACCGGGGGTGGCTCCGACGGCAACTTCACTGCGGCGCTGGGGTTACCGACACTGGACGGACTGGGCGGCGTGGGTGAAGGCGCCCATGCACTGAACGAATCGGTCTTGATTGATGAAATCCCGCGCCGGACGGCGCTGCTGGCTGCCCTGATCGAAGCCATTGCGCCGTAA
- the fabZ gene encoding 3-hydroxyacyl-ACP dehydratase FabZ encodes MSQTTEATPPVAGAEAILDNAAIQRILPHRYPMLLIDRVLEIERRQRIVAIKNVTINEPFFAGHFPGFPIMPGVLIVEAMAQAGGALLLTEVPDRDEKLMVFTGIEKARFRRPVLPGDQLRLVMEVLAWRTTAVRLQGQAFVGEKLAAEAIITSQLVDRARAEGRRGSSTQESLSS; translated from the coding sequence ATGAGCCAAACCACCGAAGCAACGCCGCCCGTGGCCGGCGCCGAAGCCATCCTCGACAACGCGGCCATCCAGCGCATCCTGCCGCACCGCTACCCCATGCTGCTGATCGATCGCGTGCTCGAAATCGAGCGCCGGCAGCGCATCGTGGCCATCAAAAACGTCACCATCAACGAGCCCTTCTTCGCGGGACACTTCCCCGGCTTCCCCATCATGCCCGGCGTGCTCATCGTGGAGGCAATGGCGCAGGCCGGCGGCGCGCTACTGCTCACCGAAGTTCCCGATCGCGACGAGAAGCTGATGGTCTTCACCGGAATCGAGAAGGCGCGCTTCCGGAGGCCGGTATTGCCCGGCGATCAGCTGCGCCTGGTCATGGAGGTTCTGGCCTGGCGCACCACGGCAGTGCGCCTGCAAGGGCAGGCTTTCGTCGGCGAAAAGCTCGCGGCTGAGGCGATCATCACTTCTCAACTGGTGGACCGCGCCCGCGCCGAGGGCCGGCGCGGCTCGTCCACGCAGGAATCGCTATCGTCATGA
- the lpxA gene encoding acyl-ACP--UDP-N-acetylglucosamine O-acyltransferase, with amino-acid sequence MSAVAGQSVHIHPTAVVDPSAKVPESCRIGPYCTVGAAVEMGEHCELISHVVLDGPTRLGSHNRIFPFASVGLEPQDLKFAGEKTWLEIGGHNTIREFVTIHRGTVGGGGITRVGSHCLIMAYTHIAHDCTIGDHVIMANGATLAGHVTVEDWATVGALCPVHQFVRIGAHAYIGGGTVITQDVLPFSLTSASRNNRAYGVNTVGLERRGFSADRVKKIRHAFRVLLNSKLNIADALEKLKSGPDAGDDVARLLRFIETSERGIIK; translated from the coding sequence ATGAGCGCGGTCGCCGGACAGTCTGTGCACATTCACCCCACCGCCGTCGTCGATCCGTCGGCGAAAGTCCCGGAGTCATGCCGCATCGGGCCGTACTGCACGGTCGGCGCCGCTGTCGAGATGGGCGAGCACTGCGAGCTGATCTCTCACGTCGTGCTCGATGGCCCGACGCGCCTGGGCAGCCACAACCGCATCTTTCCCTTTGCCTCCGTAGGCCTCGAGCCGCAGGACCTGAAATTTGCCGGCGAAAAAACATGGCTCGAGATCGGCGGCCACAACACCATTCGCGAGTTCGTCACCATTCATCGCGGCACAGTGGGCGGAGGCGGCATTACGCGCGTGGGCAGCCATTGCCTCATCATGGCGTACACGCACATCGCGCACGATTGCACGATCGGCGACCACGTGATCATGGCCAACGGCGCCACGCTCGCCGGCCACGTGACGGTCGAAGACTGGGCCACGGTCGGCGCGCTCTGCCCGGTCCACCAGTTCGTGCGCATTGGCGCGCACGCCTACATCGGCGGCGGCACGGTGATCACGCAGGACGTGCTGCCGTTCTCTCTCACCAGCGCCTCGCGGAACAACCGCGCCTATGGCGTGAACACCGTTGGCCTGGAACGCCGTGGGTTTTCCGCCGATCGCGTGAAGAAGATCCGCCACGCCTTCCGCGTGCTGCTCAACTCGAAGCTCAACATCGCCGACGCCCTCGAGAAGCTCAAGTCTGGGCCCGATGCCGGCGACGACGTTGCCAGGCTGCTGCGCTTCATCGAGACCTCCGAGCGCGGGATCATCAAGTGA
- the lpxI gene encoding UDP-2,3-diacylglucosamine diphosphatase LpxI (LpxI, functionally equivalent to LpxH, replaces it in LPS biosynthesis in a minority of bacteria.), with protein MSELRQRLGVIAGNGSFPLLVVDAARSRGYDVVVAAIKEETFPEIESRGASSVHWMSLGELSRLIETFQREGVHQAVMAGQVKHKQIFSSIKPDWRLAKLLLSLRTRNTDALIGAVASVLAGEGITLLDSTAFLEPLLARPGVLTRRSPSEQEQHSIAYGRGVARHLARFDIGQTVVVAGSACVAVEAMEGTDATIRRAGEIMAALGGAASTLERALIVVKVAKPNQDMRFDVPVVGAGTITAMREAGAVCLALDAGKTLLLDGDAVIAAADAAGIAITADATPQA; from the coding sequence GTGAGCGAGCTGCGCCAGCGCCTGGGCGTGATCGCCGGCAACGGCAGCTTTCCTCTGCTCGTGGTGGACGCCGCCCGCAGCCGCGGCTACGATGTGGTTGTCGCCGCGATCAAGGAAGAAACGTTTCCCGAGATCGAGTCGCGCGGGGCTTCATCGGTTCACTGGATGTCCCTCGGTGAACTCTCGCGTCTGATCGAGACGTTCCAGCGCGAGGGTGTTCACCAGGCCGTCATGGCCGGCCAGGTGAAGCACAAGCAGATTTTTTCCAGCATCAAACCCGACTGGCGCCTGGCCAAGCTGCTGCTCTCCCTGCGCACGCGCAACACCGACGCGCTGATCGGCGCGGTCGCCAGCGTCCTCGCCGGGGAAGGCATTACGCTGCTCGACTCCACCGCGTTTCTGGAGCCGCTGCTGGCGCGCCCCGGCGTACTCACTCGCCGCTCTCCGAGCGAGCAGGAGCAGCACAGCATCGCTTACGGCCGCGGCGTGGCGCGCCACCTGGCCCGCTTCGACATTGGCCAGACCGTGGTCGTGGCCGGCTCCGCCTGCGTCGCCGTCGAAGCCATGGAAGGCACCGACGCGACCATTCGCCGCGCCGGCGAGATCATGGCCGCGCTCGGCGGCGCCGCATCCACGCTGGAGCGCGCGCTCATTGTGGTCAAAGTGGCAAAGCCCAACCAGGACATGCGCTTCGACGTCCCGGTCGTCGGCGCTGGGACCATCACCGCCATGCGCGAGGCCGGCGCCGTTTGCCTCGCGCTCGACGCGGGCAAAACGCTTCTGCTCGACGGCGACGCCGTCATCGCCGCCGCCGACGCCGCCGGTATCGCCATCACTGCCGACGCGACTCCGCAAGCATGA
- a CDS encoding Gfo/Idh/MocA family oxidoreductase codes for MSNDSNPLRVAVVGVGAFGRNHARVYRELEQAGEPVRLAALVDRDRAKATALVEQLGADAPVPVFASVAHLLASNAQIAAASVAVPTLDHHATAIELMNAGVDVLVEKPLASTLAEADSLIALAARTKRIAQVGHLERFNPAVQAAIPLVHTPMFFEVHRLSVFSPRALDVDVVLDLMIHDLDIVLSLVHSPLREVRAVGIPILSSKVDIANARLEFESGCVANFTASRVSTERVRKLRLFQPHQYVSLDYSRQDVFALSVEAAKPGDPPPAAAAQFPPMPLPAGMRITPSRPAIASEEPLHAELRSFLEAVRAHRPPAVTLEDGRRALDVAFQILAQIAEHSGRANLAAMARPQG; via the coding sequence ATGAGCAACGACTCCAACCCGTTGCGCGTTGCTGTGGTCGGCGTGGGCGCCTTCGGACGCAACCATGCGCGCGTGTACCGCGAGCTGGAGCAGGCGGGCGAACCGGTGCGGCTGGCCGCGCTCGTAGATCGCGATCGCGCCAAGGCCACCGCCCTCGTCGAGCAGCTCGGTGCCGACGCACCCGTCCCGGTGTTCGCCAGCGTTGCCCACCTGCTCGCCTCGAATGCTCAGATTGCCGCGGCCTCGGTTGCCGTCCCGACCCTAGACCACCACGCCACCGCTATCGAACTGATGAACGCCGGCGTGGACGTGCTCGTCGAAAAGCCGTTGGCTTCCACGCTCGCCGAAGCCGACTCGCTCATCGCGCTCGCCGCCCGTACAAAACGCATCGCGCAGGTCGGGCACCTCGAGCGCTTCAATCCTGCGGTGCAGGCCGCCATCCCGCTGGTGCACACGCCGATGTTCTTCGAGGTGCACCGGCTCAGTGTGTTTTCGCCGCGCGCGCTCGACGTCGACGTGGTCCTGGACCTTATGATCCACGATCTCGACATCGTCCTCTCGCTCGTGCATTCGCCTTTGCGCGAAGTCCGCGCGGTCGGGATTCCGATCCTTTCCTCGAAGGTGGACATTGCGAACGCGCGCCTGGAGTTCGAGTCCGGATGCGTGGCGAACTTCACCGCCAGCCGTGTGAGCACCGAGCGCGTGCGCAAGTTGCGGCTGTTCCAGCCGCACCAGTACGTTTCACTCGACTACTCGCGGCAGGACGTCTTCGCCCTGTCGGTCGAAGCAGCCAAACCCGGCGACCCGCCTCCGGCTGCCGCCGCGCAGTTTCCGCCCATGCCGCTGCCCGCCGGAATGCGCATCACTCCCTCGCGCCCGGCGATCGCCAGCGAGGAGCCGCTGCACGCCGAGTTGCGGTCCTTCCTGGAAGCGGTACGCGCGCACCGCCCGCCCGCCGTCACCCTCGAAGACGGCCGTCGCGCCCTCGACGTCGCCTTCCAGATCCTGGCGCAGATTGCCGAGCACTCCGGCCGCGCCAACCTGGCCGCCATGGCAAGGCCTCAAGGGTAA
- a CDS encoding TonB family protein → MSITGITPVASPSPPQEGGRRSPLRRHTPAPPDYTPELLLQLQDDLARSRMREALWLSVILHLMVVMALLFAPRLLPTRSAIVLVTPRELINNQELTYLDLPKDQQTPPPTPPKTDIISDKNRIATSHTPRLNREELKRILDSARPGAPGAGVSAPPSQPAPQVAQGGGQQAQPQQQTSQQQQGRGPTPPPTSQTAQLETPPGAASPGGGAFRSGGLSPGSLIDQAARAAAANRGAGGVGGDFGVGSPTQGQVLGNMEVLSDTMGVDFGPYLSRVLHDVRQNWYLLIPEVARAPMMKKGKVSIEFAITKNGQVAGMRLIAPSGDASLDRAAWGGITGSNPFQPLPTEFRGDYLALRFHFFYNPDRNDLR, encoded by the coding sequence ATGTCCATCACCGGAATTACTCCCGTCGCCAGCCCGTCGCCGCCGCAGGAAGGCGGACGCCGCAGCCCGCTCCGCCGTCACACACCAGCCCCTCCGGACTATACGCCCGAGCTGCTGCTCCAATTGCAAGACGATCTGGCGCGCTCGCGCATGCGGGAAGCGCTGTGGCTCTCCGTCATTCTGCACCTGATGGTGGTGATGGCGCTGCTGTTCGCGCCGCGCCTGCTGCCCACGCGGTCCGCGATCGTCCTGGTGACCCCGCGGGAATTGATCAACAACCAGGAACTCACCTATCTCGATCTGCCCAAGGACCAGCAGACACCGCCACCCACGCCGCCTAAGACCGACATCATCTCCGACAAGAACCGCATCGCCACCTCGCACACGCCGCGCCTCAACCGCGAGGAGCTGAAGCGCATTCTCGACAGTGCGCGTCCCGGCGCGCCCGGCGCGGGCGTGAGCGCGCCGCCCTCGCAGCCGGCGCCGCAGGTCGCGCAAGGCGGCGGCCAGCAGGCGCAGCCCCAGCAGCAGACCTCCCAGCAGCAGCAAGGCCGCGGGCCAACGCCCCCGCCGACGAGCCAGACGGCGCAGCTGGAAACGCCGCCCGGCGCAGCTTCGCCCGGCGGCGGCGCATTCCGCAGCGGAGGACTCTCACCCGGGTCACTCATCGACCAGGCTGCTCGCGCCGCGGCCGCCAATCGTGGCGCTGGCGGCGTCGGCGGAGACTTTGGCGTCGGCTCGCCAACGCAGGGACAGGTGCTGGGCAACATGGAAGTGCTCAGCGACACCATGGGCGTGGACTTCGGCCCTTACCTCTCGCGCGTGCTCCACGACGTCCGGCAGAACTGGTACCTGCTGATTCCGGAAGTCGCCCGCGCGCCCATGATGAAGAAGGGCAAGGTCTCGATTGAATTCGCCATCACGAAGAACGGGCAGGTCGCCGGCATGCGCCTCATCGCACCGAGCGGCGACGCCTCGCTCGATCGCGCCGCCTGGGGCGGAATCACCGGCTCGAATCCTTTCCAGCCTTTGCCCACCGAATTCCGCGGCGACTACCTCGCGCTCCGCTTCCACTTCTTCTACAACCCGGATAGGAACGATCTGCGGTAA
- a CDS encoding winged helix-turn-helix domain-containing protein produces the protein MSASDSKPGPSLLRFGIFEADLRSGELRRNGAKVRLQGQPFQVLAILLDRPGVVVTREELREALWPQDTFVDFDHGLNTAINKLRGALGDSGTNPRFIETLARRGYRFIAPVTAAGAEGATQPTAAGGEVADELPRPQRALVRSLFVLAQIMYLALYVAALSHVAGVEREIAKAVPRQAFALAVAVMVVASAGIPLRFFQLFAVAFDYRSFARKFEKLFPALLVADELWALTPFLLADRIGLGLAFAAAAALLYLPFGQRTLVRMAY, from the coding sequence GTGTCCGCTTCCGATTCCAAGCCTGGCCCGTCGTTGCTGCGCTTCGGCATCTTCGAAGCCGACCTGCGGTCAGGCGAGCTTCGGCGCAACGGCGCAAAGGTGCGCCTGCAAGGGCAGCCGTTCCAGGTGCTGGCGATCCTGCTGGATCGCCCAGGGGTGGTGGTGACGCGGGAAGAACTGCGCGAAGCGCTTTGGCCGCAGGACACTTTCGTCGATTTCGATCACGGCCTGAACACGGCCATCAACAAACTGCGCGGAGCGCTGGGCGATTCGGGCACGAATCCCCGCTTTATCGAAACACTGGCGCGTCGCGGCTACCGGTTCATCGCGCCGGTCACGGCGGCGGGCGCGGAGGGCGCCACGCAACCGACCGCCGCCGGCGGCGAAGTGGCCGACGAACTTCCGCGTCCACAACGGGCGCTGGTGCGGTCGCTGTTTGTGCTGGCGCAGATCATGTACCTGGCGCTGTACGTGGCGGCGCTGAGCCATGTGGCCGGCGTTGAGCGCGAGATCGCCAAGGCCGTACCGCGGCAGGCCTTCGCGCTGGCGGTGGCGGTGATGGTGGTGGCGTCCGCCGGCATTCCGCTGCGCTTCTTCCAGCTTTTCGCGGTGGCGTTCGACTACCGGTCCTTCGCCCGCAAGTTTGAGAAACTCTTCCCCGCGCTGCTGGTGGCGGACGAGTTGTGGGCGCTCACACCGTTCCTGCTGGCCGACCGGATCGGCCTTGGCCTGGCATTCGCCGCCGCAGCGGCACTTCTCTACCTGCCGTTTGGTCAAAGGACGCTGGTGAGGATGGCGTACTAG
- the miaA gene encoding tRNA (adenosine(37)-N6)-dimethylallyltransferase MiaA, with product MSSAHSDPLLVALLGPTASGKTALSLTLAERFNGEILNCDSVAVYREFDLGTAKPSAEERSRVPHHLLDVLAPTEYFTAGDYARRARAVLSEIRERKRLPIVVGGAGLYLRALLDGLFAGPPRSEELRARLRDRAAGKGSAYLHRVLTRLDRAAAGRIHPNDEAKLIRAIEVCLAARQAMSDLWKRGRDPLRGFRILRVGLDPDRAQLYDRINHRAEAMFQGGLVEETRQLLDRYGAAATPLASLGYAQAVQLLRGELDRKSAVAATAQGHRNYAKRQITWFRREPEVAWLRGFGDDPAIQRAAAEIIEKARR from the coding sequence ATGTCTTCGGCTCACAGCGATCCCTTGCTGGTCGCGCTGCTCGGACCGACCGCCAGCGGCAAGACGGCGCTCTCGCTCACCCTCGCCGAACGCTTCAACGGCGAAATCCTGAACTGCGATTCGGTCGCCGTTTACCGCGAATTCGATCTGGGCACCGCCAAGCCGTCGGCAGAAGAGCGTAGCCGCGTTCCACATCACCTGCTCGATGTCCTCGCGCCTACCGAATACTTCACTGCCGGCGACTACGCCCGTCGGGCGCGTGCGGTACTCTCGGAAATTCGCGAACGCAAACGACTGCCCATCGTTGTCGGCGGCGCCGGCCTGTATCTGCGCGCGTTACTCGATGGCCTCTTTGCCGGGCCGCCGCGTTCGGAAGAGTTGCGCGCGCGTCTCCGCGATCGGGCCGCCGGAAAAGGGTCCGCGTACCTGCACCGTGTCCTCACGCGCCTCGATCGCGCCGCCGCCGGGCGCATCCATCCGAACGACGAGGCCAAGCTCATCCGCGCCATCGAAGTCTGCCTCGCCGCGCGGCAGGCGATGAGCGACCTGTGGAAGCGGGGCCGCGACCCGCTGCGGGGCTTTCGCATTCTGCGCGTCGGCCTCGATCCCGACCGCGCCCAGCTCTACGACCGCATTAACCACCGCGCTGAAGCCATGTTCCAAGGCGGCCTGGTGGAAGAAACGCGGCAGCTGCTCGATCGCTATGGCGCTGCTGCAACACCGCTCGCCTCGCTGGGCTATGCTCAAGCCGTGCAGCTTCTGCGCGGCGAACTCGACCGGAAGTCGGCCGTCGCGGCCACCGCGCAGGGACATCGCAACTACGCCAAGCGCCAGATAACATGGTTTCGCCGCGAGCCCGAGGTCGCCTGGCTGCGCGGCTTTGGCGACGATCCCGCCATCCAGCGCGCCGCCGCCGAGATAATCGAAAAGGCTCGCCGCTAG